A window from Citrus sinensis cultivar Valencia sweet orange chromosome 3, DVS_A1.0, whole genome shotgun sequence encodes these proteins:
- the LOC127900720 gene encoding protein FAR1-RELATED SEQUENCE 5-like, whose product MNDDQQGINKNYKVPELDVPSSYDIPSTAQAEIQSGRDGSNSIYWDDKSMYELTAEDVIGKRFASLEEATDFYKKYSKIMGFSVRIYDGRRDTNGAPIMKHWVCSREGERDKKYIEHTNRIREPRAITRVNCRAAFRVNLDKESKTWVARSFVPKHSHELAADFETQFLRSHRMVKDSDNALANSMQTVGIKTSQIMDFFVNQAGGYDNLGFGLKDLYNNLDNKRRSMILETDSETALAYLNAKADMDPDFFCKYSIDEENRLANLFWADSIARLDYSYFGDVLAFDSTYKTNEYGKPLVILLGVNNHYATSYFGCAILTDETVETYTWVLKTFLCAMNNRKPISIVTDGDRAMRKAIKKVVPEARHRLCIWHLQRNAQSNVHKTPEFVTRFKDFLLGNYRPEEFEQLWQNMVEELGLQNNDWVKKIYSKRDRWAEAFLRGHFFGGMRTTQRCEGMNAYMNRFLQRKLKLHEFVRQIDRALRRTRNNNLGHNFKTKHSIPMISTHLPSLEKHAAGVYTQKLFYKVRKQIYKEGI is encoded by the exons ATGAATGATGATCAACAAG gcattaacaaaaattacaaagtgCCAGAGCTTGATGTTCCATCATCATATGATATTCCGTCAACAGCTCAAGCAGAAATACAATCAG GGAGGGATGGTTCAAACTCTATTTATTGGGATGATAAAAGCATGTATGAACTCACTGCTGAAGATGTTATTGGAAAGCGATTTGCATCACTTGAAGAAGCTacagatttttataaaaaatactcaaAAATAATGGGTTTTAGTGTTCGCATTTATGATGGGAGACGTGATACAAATGGTGCACCCATAATGAAACATTGGGTTTGCAGTAGAGAAGGTGAAAGGGATAAAAAGTATATTGAGCATACAAACAGAATCCGTGAACCTAGAGCTATTACAAGAGTCAACTGTCGAGCAGCATTCAGGGTAAATTTAGATAAGGAGTCCAAAACTTGGGTTGCTAGAAGCTTTGTTCCGAAACACTCTCATGAGTTGGCAGCAGATTTTGAGACTCAATTTCTTCGATCTCATCGAATGGTTAAAGATTCTGACAATGCTCTAGCTAATTCAATGCAAACAGTTGGTATAAAGACAAGTCAGATTATGGACTTCTTTGTCAACCAGGCTGGGGGTTATGACAATTTGGGCTTCGGATTAAAGGATTTATATAACAATTTAGATAATAAACGTCGATCCATGATACTCGAAACAGACTCAGAAACTGCACTTGCATACTTAAATGCAAAAGCTGACATGGATCCAGATTTCTTTTGTAAGTACTCTATAGATGAGGAGAATAGACTTGCAAACTTATTCTGGGCAGATTCTATTGCTCGCTTGGATTATAGTTACTTCGGCGATGTTTTGGCTTTTGATAGTACTTACAAGACAAATGAGTATGGGAAGCCTTTAGTTATTCTATTGGGTGTTAATAATCATTATGCAACAAGTTATTTTGGCTGTGCAATTCTCACGGATGAGACGGTTGAGACCTACACATGGGTgcttaaaacatttttatgtGCTATGAATAATAGAAAGCCTATATCTATTGTGACCGATGGAGATAGGGCGATGcgtaaagcaattaaaaaggTAGTTCCTGAAGCTCGGCATCGACTGTGTATTTGGCATCTACAAAGAAATGCACAATCTAATGTACATAAAACGCCTGAATTTGTTACAAGGTTTAAGGATTTTCTGTTGGGAAATTACAGACCCGAAGAATTTGAGCAATTGTGGCAGAACATGGTGGAAGAGCTTGGGCTTCAAAATAATGATTGGGTTAAGAAGATATACTCAAAACGAGATAGATGGGCAGAAGCATTCTTACGGGGTCATTTCTTTGGTGGCATGCGCACAACACAGCGTTGTGAGGGTATGAATGCATATATGAATAGATTTCTTCAAAGAAAGTTGAAGTTGCATGAATTTGTTCGTCAAATTGATCGAGCCTTGAGACGTACAAGGAATAACAATTTAggacataattttaaaactaagcATTCTATTCCAATGATTAGTACTCATCTTCCAAGCTTGGAGAAGCATGCTGCAGGGGTTTACACTCaaaagttattttacaaggttcGTAAACAGATTTACAAAGAAG GCATTTAG
- the LOC102622525 gene encoding disease resistance protein RPV1-like, with amino-acid sequence MASSSSCPPRNAKKLHDVFLSFRGEDTRDNFTSHLHYVLSLKGIKTFVDDQLIRGDNISRSLLDTIEASSISIIIFSERYASSRWCLDELLKILECKHDYGQIVIPVFYRVDPSHVRWKTGTFGD; translated from the coding sequence atggcttcttcttcttcttgtccaCCTCGAAACGCTAAGAAGCTGCATGATGTTTTCCTGAGTTTCAGAGGAGAGGACACCCGTGACAACTTTACTAGCCATCTTCACTATGTTTTGTCTCTGAAAGGTATCAAAACTTTCGTTGATGACCAACTTATCAGAGGAGATAACATTTCACGGTCTCTTCTTGATACAATTGAAGCATCAAGCatctcaattattattttctcagaAAGGTATGCTTCTTCTAGATGGTGTCTCGATGAACTTTTGAAGATCCTCGAATGCAAGCACGATTATGGACAGATTGTGATTCCAGTTTTCTATCGGGTCGATCCATCACATGTGAGATGGAAAACTGGGACTTTTGGAGATTAA